The following are from one region of the Paenibacillus sabinae T27 genome:
- a CDS encoding winged helix-turn-helix transcriptional regulator, translated as MSDPLREEIKQKIVNGDFHCEKELTLSIISGKWKVVILWHLGVEGPHRFSDLQKLFPKISHKILTQQLRELMEDGIVHREVYPDIPPKVEYSMTELGMTLLPIVEMMYEWGKMRIERIRQELNPDGDLELAADQCEGTCKKA; from the coding sequence ATGTCCGATCCGTTAAGAGAGGAAATCAAACAAAAAATCGTGAACGGCGATTTTCACTGCGAAAAGGAGCTTACCCTGTCTATCATCAGCGGAAAATGGAAGGTCGTCATTTTGTGGCATCTTGGCGTGGAGGGGCCGCACCGGTTCAGTGATTTGCAGAAGCTTTTTCCGAAAATTTCTCATAAAATACTGACCCAGCAGCTGCGCGAATTAATGGAGGACGGCATTGTCCACCGGGAGGTGTACCCCGATATCCCGCCGAAGGTGGAGTACTCGATGACGGAGCTTGGGATGACGCTTCTGCCGATTGTCGAGATGATGTACGAATGGGGAAAAATGCGGATCGAGCGGATCAGACAGGAGCTGAACCCGGATGGCGACCTGGAATTAGCAGCGGACCAGTGCGAGGGAACCTGTAAAAAAGCCTGA
- a CDS encoding ABC transporter ATP-binding protein: MLELTLNEVSKHFSAKKAVNGVSVRLTSGVYGLLGANGAGKTTLMRMICGILSPTSGTIQMNGQEISRMGERYRDLLGYLPQDFGYYPDFSAEEFLWYVGSLKGLTLPAAKGKARELLRTVALSEAARKKIRTFSGGMKQRLGIAQAMLNDPRVLVLDEPTAGLDPKERVRFRNLIADLARDKIVILSTHIVSDVEYIADQILVVKQGGLLMTGTVEQLTATMEGCVWSCHVPAREAEEWNARYCVSNLRHEGDQVELRIVSKVKPADQAASVQPTLEDFYLHHFQDEQAAVSDEEKEGA; encoded by the coding sequence ATGCTCGAACTGACCTTGAACGAGGTAAGCAAGCATTTTTCCGCGAAAAAAGCGGTGAACGGCGTTTCGGTCCGGTTGACCAGCGGTGTATACGGTCTGCTTGGAGCCAACGGGGCGGGAAAAACAACGCTGATGCGGATGATCTGCGGTATTCTGAGCCCGACATCGGGAACGATTCAGATGAACGGCCAGGAGATTAGCCGCATGGGGGAGCGTTATCGGGATCTGCTGGGCTACTTGCCCCAGGACTTCGGTTATTACCCCGATTTCAGCGCAGAGGAGTTCCTCTGGTATGTGGGATCACTGAAGGGGTTGACTCTGCCCGCGGCAAAGGGCAAAGCTAGGGAGCTTTTGCGGACGGTGGCCCTGTCGGAGGCAGCACGCAAGAAAATCCGCACGTTCTCAGGGGGGATGAAGCAGCGCCTGGGCATTGCCCAAGCGATGCTGAACGATCCCCGCGTGCTGGTGCTGGACGAGCCGACGGCGGGACTTGATCCCAAGGAACGGGTACGCTTCCGCAACCTCATCGCTGATCTTGCCCGGGACAAGATTGTCATCCTTTCGACGCATATTGTATCGGATGTGGAATACATAGCCGACCAGATTCTAGTGGTGAAGCAAGGCGGACTATTGATGACAGGTACGGTGGAACAACTGACGGCGACGATGGAAGGCTGCGTATGGTCATGCCATGTTCCAGCCCGGGAAGCGGAGGAATGGAACGCCCGCTACTGTGTGAGTAATCTGCGGCATGAAGGGGATCAGGTGGAGCTGCGAATAGTGTCCAAGGTGAAACCTGCGGATCAAGCAGCATCGGTTCAGCCGACGCTGGAGGATTTCTATCTGCATCACTTCCAGGATGAACAGGCCGCAGTGAGTGATGAAGAGAAAGAGGGGGCATAG
- a CDS encoding DJ-1/PfpI family protein gives MSKKALLIIPPDRFNEDELFHPKAELENAGIAVTVASTKTGEITGDNQGKVNAEVVYSDVSANDYDVVAVIGGSGTIDYLWGDDNLIQYLKQAYEQKILVAGICAGSVAVAKTGLLAGRQATCYPVEIMIDELKANSADYVVQNVVAHDDIITSNGPDGARDFGKSLVAALA, from the coding sequence ATGAGCAAAAAAGCACTGCTGATTATTCCGCCGGACCGCTTCAACGAGGACGAACTGTTTCATCCAAAGGCGGAGCTTGAGAACGCGGGCATCGCGGTAACAGTAGCCAGCACGAAGACCGGAGAAATCACCGGCGACAATCAGGGAAAAGTAAACGCCGAAGTCGTGTATTCCGACGTTTCCGCTAATGACTATGATGTGGTGGCCGTCATTGGCGGCTCCGGAACGATCGATTACCTGTGGGGCGACGACAACCTGATCCAATATTTGAAGCAGGCTTATGAGCAAAAGATTCTCGTGGCCGGCATCTGCGCAGGTTCTGTGGCGGTTGCAAAAACGGGTCTGCTGGCTGGACGCCAGGCGACCTGCTATCCGGTGGAAATTATGATTGATGAGCTGAAAGCCAACAGTGCGGACTATGTGGTGCAAAATGTGGTGGCGCATGACGATATCATCACCAGCAACGGACCGGACGGTGCGCGGGACTTCGGCAAGAGCCTCGTAGCGGCGCTGGCCTAA
- a CDS encoding SDR family oxidoreductase translates to MKIALTGATGHFGSIVAEFLLESVPAGDLVVSVRNPEKAASLKARGAQVRHGDFDAPETLDAAFAGVDRLLIVSADGDNETRIRQHTAAVDAAKRAGVGFIAYTSVSNADESGLFLAEVHRITEKAIRESGIPYSFLRNNWYLENETGSIQAALGGAPWVTSAGSGKTGWAVRRDYAQAAAAVLTGEGHENTVYELAGRPKTQEELAAAVADALGREVPVLQVDDETYAGIMSEAGVPEAVLPILLGIQRGIREGAIDIESGDLEKLLNRPATPLAEGIRAIIGQLKA, encoded by the coding sequence ATGAAGATCGCGTTAACAGGAGCTACGGGACATTTCGGTTCGATTGTGGCGGAGTTTTTACTTGAATCAGTGCCTGCGGGAGACCTCGTCGTCAGCGTAAGGAACCCGGAGAAGGCGGCGAGCCTTAAGGCACGCGGCGCCCAAGTCCGGCACGGGGATTTTGATGCGCCGGAAACGCTGGATGCGGCGTTTGCCGGCGTGGATCGGCTGCTGATCGTATCTGCCGACGGCGACAATGAGACCCGAATCCGCCAGCATACAGCCGCCGTAGACGCGGCGAAGCGGGCCGGTGTTGGCTTCATTGCCTACACCAGCGTCAGCAATGCGGATGAGAGCGGATTGTTTCTGGCGGAAGTGCACCGCATCACGGAGAAGGCTATCCGCGAGTCCGGGATTCCCTACAGCTTCCTTCGGAACAACTGGTATCTGGAGAATGAGACGGGCTCCATTCAAGCGGCATTGGGCGGAGCACCTTGGGTGACTTCGGCCGGTTCCGGCAAGACCGGATGGGCTGTCCGCCGCGACTACGCGCAGGCGGCTGCGGCCGTGTTGACGGGCGAAGGCCATGAGAATACGGTATATGAGCTCGCTGGCAGACCGAAGACGCAAGAGGAGCTGGCTGCAGCCGTAGCCGATGCCCTGGGCAGAGAGGTTCCCGTTCTGCAGGTGGATGATGAGACGTATGCGGGCATTATGTCCGAAGCGGGCGTTCCGGAAGCCGTACTGCCTATCCTTCTCGGCATCCAGCGGGGAATCCGCGAAGGGGCAATCGATATCGAGAGCGGCGATTTGGAGAAGCTGCTGAACCGTCCGGCAACGCCGCTTGCGGAAGGCATTCGCGCTATCATCGGCCAGTTGAAGGCATAA
- a CDS encoding DUF6509 family protein, giving the protein MLEISGYTAEQVPDPFGIIAGNRYEFMINLNVPEEDELYSENGVTVRVIVKEDGGQVSVVTYDLIETTTQKLLDFDLEDDEEEELEAFCKEHLPER; this is encoded by the coding sequence ATGCTTGAAATATCGGGTTACACAGCCGAGCAGGTCCCGGACCCGTTCGGTATTATTGCGGGAAACCGTTATGAGTTCATGATCAACCTGAACGTCCCGGAAGAGGACGAGCTGTACTCGGAGAACGGGGTCACCGTGCGGGTCATTGTCAAAGAGGATGGTGGGCAGGTAAGCGTCGTAACTTACGATCTGATCGAGACGACGACGCAGAAGCTGCTCGACTTCGATTTGGAAGATGACGAAGAGGAAGAGCTGGAAGCCTTTTGCAAGGAACATCTGCCGGAGCGTTAA
- a CDS encoding RNA polymerase sigma factor: protein MDESEWIRRIQRGKPEYLTPLIERYYAGIQKYCYWRVRNGEESKDLTQETFYRFCRHIENYKNTGKCRSYLYMIARNLCNDHLRKRPPLSWEEAGEAIGRVASQQYSSIEEQVEREQLVHELLQLLPEEQREMVFMRFCLDLAFHDIARITGVNMCMVQYRVKRGLGVLRRYLERSESGEEGIEICPRHRPKELPLAPR from the coding sequence GTGGATGAGAGTGAATGGATTCGGCGCATCCAGCGGGGGAAACCTGAGTATCTGACGCCGCTGATTGAGCGATATTACGCCGGTATCCAGAAGTATTGTTATTGGAGGGTCCGGAACGGGGAAGAGTCGAAGGATTTGACTCAGGAAACCTTCTATCGCTTTTGCAGACACATTGAGAATTACAAAAATACCGGAAAATGCCGCAGTTACTTATACATGATCGCCCGTAATCTGTGCAACGATCATCTGCGGAAGCGGCCGCCCCTATCCTGGGAGGAAGCGGGGGAGGCAATAGGCCGGGTAGCTTCACAGCAATACAGTTCCATAGAGGAGCAGGTGGAAAGGGAGCAACTGGTGCATGAATTGCTCCAGTTGCTCCCTGAAGAGCAGCGGGAGATGGTGTTCATGCGGTTTTGCCTGGATTTGGCCTTCCACGACATTGCTCGCATAACGGGAGTGAATATGTGCATGGTGCAATATCGGGTGAAGCGCGGGCTGGGCGTATTAAGACGCTATTTAGAAAGGAGTGAGTCCGGTGAAGAAGGAATCGAAATATGCCCTCGTCACCGCCCTAAAGAACTACCCCTCGCCCCCCGTTGA
- a CDS encoding ABC transporter permease subunit: MDTLTRFELRKIMRRKSFFAGIAILAAMVILMTSTLVTGAYITGKDGKELKGIAAFPLRKEYNRQLAGPLTVEKAADAVDRHYKLMHDPNNLNEKGEITNEAYAKYEVKDQQIDSLIRSAFSPIGEYNYYIIDKLKPSDGKAFYEKRMEKVHGYLNMDYTFGNYSAEDKAFFIKMNKNIPVPFQMDYVTGWENVFLNLQYVFFFTAFVIALSLAPVFSGEYQSGADSIILSSRYGRSRVIAAKLKASFIVSLGLLVFALTAYTLLMLGICGFDGGNASVQIIDLLAPVPYTVFETYLWAVFIGGLACLLVGAVTLWLSSRMKSPFPVIIAIAIFLIGPMFLQESKSSRLFNHMMHLLPSNMMDSIVRVTGYEVFHIFGQLIPEYKVMVGFAVIVIALLLPLTYRTFKKHQVV, translated from the coding sequence ATGGATACGTTGACTCGGTTCGAGCTGCGCAAGATCATGCGCCGGAAATCATTCTTTGCAGGGATTGCGATTTTGGCAGCAATGGTCATATTGATGACAAGTACTTTGGTTACGGGTGCGTACATAACGGGTAAGGACGGTAAAGAGTTAAAAGGAATAGCAGCTTTCCCGTTGCGAAAGGAGTACAACCGTCAACTTGCCGGTCCTCTAACCGTGGAAAAAGCAGCAGATGCGGTTGATCGGCATTATAAGCTGATGCATGATCCGAACAATCTTAATGAAAAAGGAGAGATTACCAATGAAGCCTATGCTAAATATGAAGTAAAGGATCAACAGATTGACTCCTTGATTCGTTCCGCTTTTTCTCCCATAGGGGAATACAATTACTATATTATCGACAAGTTGAAACCAAGTGACGGAAAAGCTTTTTACGAGAAACGGATGGAGAAGGTTCATGGATATTTGAACATGGATTATACGTTTGGCAATTATTCGGCGGAAGATAAAGCCTTCTTCATCAAGATGAATAAGAACATCCCTGTTCCTTTCCAAATGGACTATGTTACGGGTTGGGAGAATGTGTTCTTGAATCTGCAATATGTCTTTTTTTTCACCGCTTTCGTTATCGCACTCAGTCTCGCTCCTGTGTTTTCAGGTGAATACCAGAGTGGGGCTGACTCCATCATTTTATCCTCTCGCTACGGGCGTAGCAGGGTCATTGCCGCCAAGTTGAAAGCGAGCTTCATCGTGTCACTGGGACTCCTAGTCTTCGCGCTGACAGCCTATACACTCTTGATGCTGGGGATTTGCGGATTTGACGGCGGAAATGCCAGTGTACAAATCATTGATCTGTTGGCGCCAGTCCCCTACACGGTTTTTGAAACGTATTTGTGGGCGGTTTTCATTGGTGGTCTGGCCTGTCTGCTTGTGGGAGCAGTGACGCTGTGGCTGTCCAGCCGTATGAAGAGTCCTTTTCCCGTTATCATTGCAATCGCAATTTTCCTTATCGGTCCGATGTTTCTTCAGGAAAGCAAAAGCAGCCGCTTGTTTAATCACATGATGCATTTGCTGCCGAGTAATATGATGGATAGTATTGTAAGAGTAACCGGCTACGAAGTGTTCCATATTTTTGGTCAGTTGATTCCAGAGTACAAGGTCATGGTAGGCTTTGCAGTAATCGTTATAGCCCTGCTGCTGCCTCTTACTTATCGAACATTTAAAAAGCATCAGGTTGTATGA
- a CDS encoding prolipoprotein diacylglyceryl transferase, whose translation MEFPVYIALGPWRIHPHVLFESLSYFIGFRVYLLTRRPSEMTRLMSLQILAGTILGAALGAKLLFWLEDPAVTWGQLWQLHFLWGGKTIVGGLLGGLIGVELTKKWVGWTRSTGDDFAYPLILGLCIGRIGCFLTGLDDHTYGTPTTWFTGIDFGDGIRRHPTQLYEIAFLLALAVLLIPLYRRSRAPLGGSAGSFYLSGRMFQWFMFGYLAFRFAVDFIKPTPHPYFGLNNVQLACLAGLAYYAWLLWFRGRVRRSAAAAEARSYK comes from the coding sequence ATGGAATTTCCCGTATATATCGCTCTTGGTCCCTGGCGGATTCATCCGCATGTGCTGTTCGAGTCGCTGTCTTATTTTATCGGCTTTCGGGTGTATCTCTTGACTCGCCGCCCAAGCGAAATGACCCGGCTGATGAGCCTGCAAATTCTCGCGGGTACTATTCTGGGCGCGGCGCTCGGAGCGAAGCTGCTGTTCTGGCTGGAGGACCCGGCCGTGACGTGGGGGCAGCTTTGGCAGCTTCATTTTCTCTGGGGCGGCAAAACCATCGTCGGCGGTCTGCTTGGCGGACTGATCGGCGTGGAGCTGACCAAGAAATGGGTGGGCTGGACAAGGTCCACCGGCGACGATTTTGCCTATCCGCTCATTCTGGGGCTGTGCATCGGGCGGATCGGCTGCTTTCTGACCGGCCTGGACGACCATACGTACGGTACGCCGACGACCTGGTTCACCGGCATCGATTTCGGTGACGGTATCCGGCGGCATCCGACCCAGCTGTATGAGATCGCCTTTTTGCTGGCGCTGGCGGTGCTGCTCATCCCTCTGTACCGGCGAAGCCGCGCGCCTCTAGGCGGATCGGCCGGTTCTTTTTACCTTTCGGGACGAATGTTCCAGTGGTTCATGTTCGGCTATTTGGCATTCCGGTTTGCCGTTGATTTCATTAAGCCGACGCCCCATCCTTACTTCGGACTTAACAATGTTCAGCTTGCCTGCCTGGCCGGCCTTGCCTATTATGCTTGGCTGCTGTGGTTCAGGGGGCGTGTCCGCCGCTCGGCCGCTGCTGCGGAGGCAAGAAGCTATAAATAA
- a CDS encoding radical SAM protein, with translation MPNRPYLYHELTASICSVCYRKVEAKIIQEDGRIYMVKRCLLHGPEKVLISTDVPYYKKTREFIKPSEMPLQWNTPIKYGCPYDCGLCPDHEQHSCLTLLEITDHCNLSCPICFAESSPHRTTYRSLEQIEFMLDRIVENEGEPDIVQISGGEPTTHPQFFEILDMAKSRPIKHIMVNTNGVRIAKDREFARRLASYMPGFEIYLQFDSLEASVLKELRGADLRHIREEAIRHLNEFNISTTLVVTLKKGLNDGEIGSIIQYGLKQKAVRGVTIQPIQAAGRLEGYDPATDRLTVSEVRRSIIEQSGVFGEADILPVPCHPDSLAMGYALKLGGEVLPLTGLIDPDILLEGGSNTIVFEQDPEIRGKMFELLSTGHSPVSSALSLKSLLCCLPLAAVPEQISYDNVFRVIVMQFLDAHNFDVRSVKKSCVHIAHPDGRIIPFDTYNLFYRDDKEQLLEGIRGEIATAWDGEETLG, from the coding sequence ATGCCGAATCGACCGTATCTCTATCATGAACTGACCGCCAGCATCTGCTCCGTGTGCTACCGCAAAGTCGAGGCCAAGATCATCCAGGAAGACGGGCGGATCTATATGGTCAAAAGATGCCTGCTCCACGGCCCGGAAAAGGTGCTCATCTCCACGGACGTTCCGTATTACAAAAAGACGCGGGAGTTTATCAAGCCTTCGGAAATGCCCCTGCAGTGGAATACGCCGATTAAATACGGCTGCCCATATGACTGCGGCCTCTGCCCGGACCATGAGCAGCACAGCTGTCTGACGCTGCTGGAGATTACGGATCACTGCAACCTGAGCTGCCCAATCTGCTTTGCCGAATCGTCGCCCCACCGCACAACCTACCGGTCGCTGGAGCAGATCGAGTTCATGCTGGACCGGATCGTGGAGAATGAGGGCGAGCCGGATATTGTGCAGATCAGCGGTGGCGAGCCGACGACGCACCCGCAGTTCTTCGAGATTCTGGACATGGCCAAGAGCCGTCCGATCAAGCATATCATGGTGAACACGAACGGCGTCCGCATCGCCAAGGACCGGGAGTTCGCGCGGCGGCTCGCTTCGTACATGCCGGGCTTCGAGATTTACCTTCAGTTTGACAGTCTGGAGGCATCCGTGCTGAAGGAGCTGCGGGGCGCGGATTTGCGGCACATCAGGGAGGAGGCGATCCGCCATCTGAACGAATTCAATATTTCGACGACGCTTGTCGTCACGTTGAAGAAGGGTCTGAATGACGGGGAGATCGGCTCGATCATCCAGTACGGGCTGAAGCAAAAGGCCGTGCGCGGCGTGACGATTCAGCCGATCCAGGCGGCGGGAAGGCTGGAGGGCTATGATCCGGCGACGGACCGGCTGACGGTAAGCGAGGTGCGCCGCAGCATTATTGAGCAGTCGGGTGTGTTCGGGGAGGCGGATATTTTGCCGGTGCCCTGCCATCCTGACTCCCTTGCGATGGGCTACGCGCTGAAGCTGGGCGGGGAGGTGCTGCCGCTGACCGGACTGATCGATCCGGATATTCTGCTTGAAGGGGGCAGCAATACGATCGTATTCGAGCAGGACCCCGAGATCCGGGGCAAAATGTTCGAGCTGCTATCCACCGGCCACTCGCCGGTCTCCTCCGCTCTGTCGCTGAAAAGCCTGCTCTGCTGTTTGCCGCTGGCCGCCGTGCCGGAGCAGATCAGTTATGACAATGTGTTCCGGGTCATCGTGATGCAGTTTCTCGATGCGCATAATTTCGACGTGCGGTCGGTGAAGAAGTCATGCGTGCACATCGCCCACCCCGACGGGCGGATCATTCCTTTTGACACCTATAATTTGTTCTACCGGGACGACAAGGAGCAGCTGCTGGAAGGGATACGAGGTGAGATTGCGACCGCTTGGGACGGGGAGGAAACGTTGGGGTAG
- a CDS encoding glycoside hydrolase family 97 protein translates to MTSRWVVFSPDGDIQTEFMLSSGIPYYCVRYCNRPLIRPSKLGFTLEHAEPLNRNFRVTAARYDSFDETWTQPWGEVKEIRNHYNELRVELEQTTPSARRMSIIFRVYNDGLGFRYELPEQEHLSRLEIRSEETEFALTDVDEAWWIPAYSKMYTEGLYNVTPIHSIPYRAVHTPLTMKMTDGLYLSIHEAELSRYSTMTLMPLENNTLAADLIPWSDGVKVKGSTPLKTPWRTIQIAETPGDLITSYLILNLNEPNRLGEVSWVRPGKYIGIWWGMHLGLYTWSYGPKHGATTENAKRYIDFAAENGIPMVVIEGWNIGWENDWTKHGEKFSFTTPYPDYDIVEVTSYAASKGVKIIGHMETAGAIQNLERQMEAAFTLFKKLGIDVVKTGYVSPDPALKRFDDQGNLISMEWLGGQYMVDHHLKVIETAARYQISLIAHEPVKDTGERRTYPNMMTREGARGQEFDASAEYVGNPPDHTTILPFTRMLAGPMDYTPGIVRLIYKEFRPGNRVRGTLAKQLALYVILYSPLQMAADLPEHYEQQRAAFQFILDVPTDWQDTKVLNGEIGDYVTIARKDRNSEDWYLGSITDECGRMLEAPLAFLDPGKSYVAEIYADGPNADWRINPYPLTISRVLVDSSVTLSLKLAPGGGQAIRIRPAAPDDIRSHPSQHDQKR, encoded by the coding sequence ATGACAAGCAGGTGGGTTGTTTTTTCACCCGATGGGGATATTCAGACGGAATTTATGCTTAGCAGCGGCATTCCTTATTATTGTGTGCGCTATTGTAACCGGCCCTTGATCCGGCCTTCGAAGCTGGGCTTCACCCTGGAACATGCCGAACCGCTTAACCGGAACTTCAGGGTCACCGCCGCCAGATATGACAGCTTTGATGAGACGTGGACACAGCCCTGGGGTGAAGTTAAGGAAATACGCAATCATTACAACGAACTCCGCGTGGAGCTTGAACAGACAACCCCGTCTGCGCGCCGAATGTCGATTATTTTTCGCGTATACAATGACGGTCTGGGCTTCCGCTACGAGCTGCCCGAGCAGGAGCACCTCTCCCGTTTGGAAATCCGAAGCGAAGAAACCGAATTTGCCCTTACCGATGTGGACGAGGCCTGGTGGATTCCCGCTTATTCGAAGATGTATACCGAAGGTCTTTACAATGTAACCCCCATTCATTCCATTCCTTACCGCGCCGTCCATACCCCTTTAACGATGAAAATGACGGATGGATTATACCTCAGCATTCACGAAGCCGAACTCTCCCGCTATTCCACAATGACCCTGATGCCCCTGGAAAATAATACGCTTGCAGCCGACCTCATTCCCTGGTCCGACGGCGTTAAAGTTAAAGGCTCCACTCCGCTAAAAACGCCCTGGCGAACGATCCAGATTGCGGAAACGCCGGGCGATTTGATTACCTCCTATTTGATTCTTAATCTGAATGAACCGAACAGGCTGGGAGAGGTTTCGTGGGTGCGGCCGGGCAAGTATATCGGCATTTGGTGGGGCATGCATCTGGGGCTTTACACCTGGAGCTACGGCCCGAAGCATGGCGCAACGACCGAGAATGCCAAGCGGTATATTGATTTTGCCGCCGAAAACGGTATACCGATGGTGGTAATCGAGGGGTGGAACATCGGGTGGGAGAACGACTGGACCAAGCATGGTGAGAAATTCAGCTTTACAACCCCTTATCCGGACTATGACATTGTGGAAGTCACTTCGTATGCCGCGAGCAAGGGCGTGAAAATCATCGGTCACATGGAGACGGCTGGAGCGATTCAGAATCTGGAGCGACAAATGGAGGCGGCTTTTACTTTATTTAAAAAGCTCGGGATAGACGTTGTCAAAACCGGGTATGTCTCCCCCGACCCTGCTCTCAAGCGCTTTGACGATCAAGGGAATCTGATCAGTATGGAATGGCTTGGCGGTCAATATATGGTCGACCATCATCTAAAAGTCATCGAAACCGCGGCCAGGTATCAGATCAGCCTGATCGCCCATGAGCCGGTAAAAGATACGGGTGAACGGCGGACCTACCCGAATATGATGACCCGTGAAGGCGCGCGGGGACAGGAGTTCGATGCTTCCGCCGAATATGTCGGCAACCCGCCGGACCATACGACCATCCTGCCTTTCACCCGGATGCTTGCCGGGCCCATGGACTATACGCCGGGGATTGTTAGGCTGATCTATAAGGAATTCAGACCGGGCAACCGGGTGCGGGGGACGTTAGCCAAGCAGCTCGCGCTGTATGTCATTCTGTACAGTCCTCTGCAAATGGCCGCCGACCTGCCGGAACATTACGAACAGCAGCGGGCAGCCTTTCAATTTATTCTGGATGTTCCGACCGATTGGCAGGATACCAAGGTGCTGAACGGTGAAATCGGAGATTATGTAACGATTGCCCGCAAAGACAGAAACAGCGAGGATTGGTATCTGGGCAGCATTACCGATGAGTGCGGGCGTATGCTTGAAGCACCGCTTGCTTTTCTTGATCCCGGAAAATCTTACGTGGCCGAAATATATGCCGACGGCCCCAATGCGGACTGGAGGATCAATCCCTATCCCCTGACTATTTCCAGGGTATTGGTTGATAGCAGCGTAACCCTGTCGCTGAAGCTTGCCCCGGGAGGCGGGCAGGCCATTCGCATCCGTCCGGCTGCCCCGGACGACATCAGGTCCCATCCTTCGCAGCATGATCAAAAAAGATAG
- a CDS encoding EcsC family protein — protein sequence MTELTLGSGGLEMQEELRLALEEVRKWEKEQRQLMIWERLTRLPFKLLDKLTPKVVHEKIGQLLNELGSYIQNGGNYLVAGRKVGELVGEVSRETGGKGEGPYPLAVMDEAARRLSKSRSNFATAQGATTGFGGVFTLAADIPAILGLSLKVIQEIGLCYGFNPLEKEERIFAVKVMQLASAEAVGRRAILEELDLELGKGGRIGGGEGAAVSKIQGWREVIAAYRDNWSSKKLLQTIPVVGMFFGAYTNREMLKAVAEAAMMLYRKRRILARLDEIGEMQTRST from the coding sequence ATGACCGAATTGACGCTGGGTTCCGGAGGGCTGGAAATGCAGGAAGAGCTGCGCTTGGCACTGGAAGAGGTCAGGAAATGGGAAAAGGAGCAGAGACAGCTGATGATTTGGGAACGGCTGACCCGGCTTCCCTTTAAGCTGCTGGACAAGCTAACCCCTAAGGTTGTTCATGAAAAAATAGGCCAGCTGCTGAATGAGCTGGGCAGCTATATTCAGAATGGCGGCAACTACCTTGTGGCGGGACGCAAGGTGGGCGAGCTTGTGGGCGAGGTGAGCCGCGAGACCGGAGGCAAGGGGGAAGGCCCCTACCCGCTTGCGGTGATGGATGAAGCGGCGCGCCGCCTGTCCAAGAGCCGAAGCAATTTCGCCACGGCTCAAGGGGCAACTACCGGCTTCGGCGGCGTGTTTACGCTCGCGGCGGATATCCCCGCCATCCTCGGCCTGTCACTGAAGGTGATCCAGGAGATCGGCCTTTGCTACGGATTTAACCCATTGGAGAAGGAGGAGCGCATCTTCGCCGTCAAAGTGATGCAGTTAGCCTCCGCCGAGGCGGTCGGCAGACGGGCGATACTGGAGGAGCTGGATCTGGAGCTTGGTAAGGGCGGCCGGATTGGCGGCGGCGAGGGCGCGGCGGTGTCCAAAATTCAGGGCTGGCGGGAAGTGATTGCCGCCTACCGCGATAACTGGAGCTCGAAGAAGCTGCTGCAGACGATTCCTGTCGTGGGGATGTTCTTCGGCGCATACACGAACCGGGAGATGCTGAAGGCGGTGGCGGAAGCGGCCATGATGCTGTACCGCAAGCGGAGAATACTGGCCAGGCTGGACGAAATAGGCGAAATGCAAACCCGCTCTACATAG
- a CDS encoding B-box zinc finger protein — MAAFRCMNHPEREAVHQCARCGKPLCEECYNPDFGRCRENCADSLVKPEPKGRSAVFRVIVAILAVIGALVVLLVTICGAYIFTLSN; from the coding sequence ATGGCAGCCTTTCGTTGCATGAACCACCCCGAACGCGAAGCGGTCCACCAATGCGCCAGATGCGGCAAGCCGCTCTGTGAGGAATGCTATAATCCCGATTTCGGAAGATGCCGGGAGAACTGTGCGGACTCGCTTGTTAAACCGGAGCCGAAAGGGCGAAGCGCGGTCTTCCGGGTCATTGTTGCAATTTTGGCGGTTATTGGAGCGCTTGTCGTGCTGCTGGTGACCATCTGCGGAGCCTATATCTTCACGCTATCCAATTAG